The proteins below come from a single Deinococcus humi genomic window:
- a CDS encoding DNA repair protein, producing the protein MSETSSRQSVNRQSGGRRKEGASPAPDVAMPEGKTSQTASGDVTGFQRLLTTAQIDADVAGIVADPATADARLTALLREALDRWGYGLHHLDHRAVLTDAGELQFFAGKTLVGRAGEDAEHLARSYASLSAPNADGLSDWSVLGEGYRTPIKSAAQLRVLIEDARDFETLWTSERGLFLRLWRRTENGQEVTAAEYAQPVNAAQLLGDAAWDAIQGIKDRALQRELMERSAKGGLLQAFLSARHKDAERHLGSLPETHFTVQSNVVRLTGPEARDYTAVRAAQKESADGLRAMQERAVKAMVDLLRSDLR; encoded by the coding sequence ATGAGCGAAACATCTAGCCGCCAATCCGTCAATCGCCAATCTGGGGGCCGCCGCAAGGAGGGGGCTTCCCCAGCGCCCGATGTGGCCATGCCTGAGGGAAAAACCAGCCAGACGGCATCCGGCGACGTTACTGGATTTCAGCGGCTGCTGACCACAGCCCAGATTGACGCCGATGTCGCCGGGATCGTCGCGGACCCGGCCACCGCCGACGCCCGGCTGACCGCCCTGTTGCGGGAAGCGCTGGACCGCTGGGGCTATGGCCTGCACCATTTGGATCACCGTGCTGTCCTGACGGACGCGGGTGAGCTTCAATTCTTTGCGGGCAAGACCCTGGTGGGGCGTGCAGGTGAGGACGCTGAACATCTTGCCCGCAGTTACGCCAGCCTCAGCGCCCCGAATGCCGACGGTCTGAGTGACTGGAGCGTGCTGGGTGAAGGATACCGGACGCCGATCAAGAGCGCGGCACAACTGCGCGTGCTGATTGAGGACGCGCGTGACTTCGAGACCCTCTGGACCTCCGAGCGCGGCCTGTTCCTGCGCCTCTGGCGGCGCACCGAGAACGGGCAGGAGGTCACGGCCGCCGAGTACGCGCAGCCGGTCAACGCCGCGCAACTGCTGGGCGACGCTGCCTGGGACGCCATTCAGGGCATCAAGGACCGTGCTCTGCAACGCGAACTGATGGAACGCAGCGCAAAGGGCGGTCTGCTGCAGGCCTTCCTGAGCGCGCGACACAAGGACGCCGAGCGCCATCTGGGCAGCCTGCCCGAGACGCACTTCACGGTCCAGAGCAATGTGGTGCGCCTGACCGGGCCAGAGGCGCGTGACTATACCGCTGTCCGCGCCGCGCAGAAAGAATCTGCTGACGGTCTGAGAGCCATGCAGGAGCGCGCCGTCAAGGCGATGGTCGACCTGTTGAGAAGTGACTTGCGCTGA